The following proteins are co-located in the Cutaneotrichosporon cavernicola HIS019 DNA, chromosome: 3 genome:
- the UTP25 gene encoding uncharacterized protein (Utp25, U3 small nucleolar RNA-associated SSU processome protein 25), which produces MASAAEVKLLTLLNVSAVKRPRELDLPGGFRSPATSRPQSQSGSPAPISEPQPKRRRSVVFGGEVGPSGSAYGKKRSKKESKLTVAEELENGDENGDAEVDDDEETAEVEIDSDDEDEDTFLTHFGPEPKLLYGDVDLVGAAEEGQWETSRASVSGLGRVVEQRPAGGSRAEGKARLVPTIAKAMKASPALASTLLSHLGAYSDLYAHSMDGEADGSESAPFAAGTHDALRAAAAAHAMNHVLKNRRRIVRGNERLAHAAAEGKVIEEPRDGSFTRPKVLILLPTRAAALRWVTQYLFPLAGEGTQIENRRPFLESFGLPEGVEDPLATGDWPADHLENFRGNTDDNFRFALKITRKAWRVVMPPTNEAKLNDSDIIIASPLAIKMGAERERTTDYLSSIEVCVVDGADVMAMQNWDHVQFVFKHLSEVAAQSHNTDITRLKLWYAEEKAKYLRQTVLLSRYDMPETRGLFHHACHNVAGKVRVDAAAGLKGVLDRVRPGVRQVFERFDAEEKALGAEAGVEEVDKRLEWFTKKTIPALLRAAGSRTQTLVVVPSYFDFVRVTNHLRKTGTVTYAALSEYSSNSEISRARTQFFKGKRAFLIVTERFHFYRRYRLRGARTLVFYSLPEHAAFYAEFLAMPFVAARGAGEVDEDVDPADVRAHTLFSRFDVLRLERVVGHTDARKMLASGEARFEFI; this is translated from the exons ATGGCATCGGCGGCAGAGGTCAAACTCCTCACGCTCCTCAACGTCAGCGCTGTTAAGCGCCcacgcgagctcgacctccccgGCGGTTTCCGCTCTCCCGCCACAAGCAGACCACAAAGCCAATCTGGATCTCCTGCACCCATCTCGGAGCCGCAACCCAAGCGGAGGCGGAGTGTCGTCTTCGGCGGCGAAGTCGGGCCCAGTGGTAGCGCGTACGGCAAGAAGCGCTCTAAGAAAGAGTCAAAGTTGACCGTtgcggaggagctcgagaaTGGCGATGAgaacggcgacgccgaggtggatgacgacgaggagacggccgaggtcgagatcgacagcgatgacgaggacgaggacacgTTCCTGACGCACTTTGGCCCGGAGCCCAAGCTGCTGTatggcgacgtcgacctcgtcggagccgcggaggaggggcagTGGGagacgtcgcgcgcgagcgtgagcggtttggggagggtggtggAGCAGCGGCCGGCTGGCGGGTCGCGGGcggagggcaaggcgagG CTCGTTCCAACGATCGCAAAGGCGATGAAGGCTTCGCCGGCGCTTGCTTCGACCCTCCTCTCGCATCTCGGCGCGTACTCGGACCTGTACGCACACAGcatggacggcgaggcggacggGAGCGAGAGTGCGCCCTTTGCAGCAGGGACGCACGATgcgctgcgcgcggcggctgcggcgcaCGCTATGAACCACGTGCTCAAGAACCGTCGGCGTATCGTCCGCGGCAACGAGCGGCTCGCACACGCCGCTGCTGAGGGCAAGGTTATTGAGGAGCCTCGCGATGGATCCTTTACCCGACCCAAGGTCCTGATCCTCCTTCCGACAcgtgccgccgcgctccgATGGGTGACGCAGTACCTCTTCCCCCTTGCTGGAGAGGGTACGCAGATCGAGAATCGGCGTCCGTTCCTGGAGTCGTTCGGGCTGcccgagggcgtcgaggacccGCTAGCGACCGGCGACTGGCCAGCAGACCACCTCGAGAACTTCCGCGGCAACACGGACGACAATTTCCGCTTCGCACTCAAGATTACGCGCAAGGCATGGCGCGTTGTCATGCCGCCTACCAAtgaggccaagctcaaTGACTCGGATATCATCATTGCGTCCCCGCTGGCCATCAAGATgggtgccgagcgcgagcgcaccACCGACTACCTCTCCTCGATTGAGGTGTGCGTCGTCGATGGGGCCGACGTCATGGCCATGCAGAACTGGGACCACGTCCAGTTTGTGTTCAAGCACCTGAGCGAGGTGGCTGCGCAGTCGCACAACACGGACATCACCCGCCTCAAGCTCTGGTACGCTGAAGAGAAGGCAAAGTACCTCCGTCAGACCGTGCTGTTGTCGCGGTACGACATGCCTGAGACGCGTGGGTTGTTCCACCACGCGTGCCACAACGTCGCGGGCAAggtgcgcgtcgacgccgctgcCGGCCTCAAGGGCGTGCTGGACCGGGTACGGCCGGGCGTGCGGCAAGTGTTTGAGCGCTTTGACGCAGAGGAAAAGGCACTTGGCGCTGAggccggcgtcgaggaggtcgatAAGAGGTTGGAGTGGTTCACAAAGAAG accatcccggccctcctccgcgccgccggcagCCGGACACAGACGCTCGTTGTCGTACCCTCCTACTTTGACTTTGTGCGTGTGACGAACCACCTCCGTAAGACCGGGACTGTGACCTACGCCGCCTTGAGCGAGTACTCGTCCAACTCTGAGATCTCTCGCGCCCGCACCCAATTCTTCAAGGGCAAGCGCGCCTTCCTAATCGTAACCGAGCGTTTCCACTTCTACAGGCGCTACCGCCTGCGTGGAGCCCGCACGCTCGTCTTCTACTCCCTACCTGAACATGCGGCATTCTACGCCGAGTTCCTCGCCATGCCATTCGTGGCTGCCCGCGGGGCTGGTGAAGTTGACGAAGACGTTGACCCCGCCGACGTACGCGCACACACCCTCTTCAGTAGGTTTGATGTGCTCCGTCTCGAGCGGGTCGTGGGACACACGGACGCGCGCAAGATGCTGGCCAGTGGAGAGGCGCGTTTCGAGTTTATCTAG
- the samB gene encoding uncharacterized protein (MYND finger) — protein sequence MRESNYTQPQSNRAVISITQMMYDRRALDTNSTLALLNNLCQLTYLTSTSPRIREVLTMDGGLERMLDILRESCLPREPTLSDMWGLNGPCTARTINVDRAISLRHSLAFQCVVNIGIRGNEAIRTRVVQAGALDVVAQILESWLKKNGIAVLSSSVGSQASADALDSGAQLPGVEARSRRRQGSSRHSGPSSSHNPSASARESTAQSSHNAPPPPSQPSIAAANATSHPPTSHAPAPTAHATPPQVTAPAPSQPLAIPPGPFGTGAPSRGLGQLMVNLLANRLQNRQPQQDAQPPQAPTRGQTGSSIDTDVDMADAETEEGGETDTAGGDTDTGADMAMDVEPDNEAGPSVSTTTPRARLTVLPMQIPRRSPEPVSEAASAATSNAASLSGDEPPAIPRARSDNSLATNAAVQAAAESGRPASGMARPAQLGAGPGQSLMHGVEHVEGMRGRRGTVVGRPLLATREQQRVADESEVSDHMPETDLAQVNALAAAANAAMEAAAAVPNQETGPQPAIVDGLAGLANDEPDPDVLAAEQARFDMEAGAPPGQPGAAQTPRMTNTDMQQQPTELAPQVPPAPPAQIIIANTAPRGFQDLASYVGVSLLLNPEGTNYSEDNILLALQLLAYLSKYPHVRATFHHPRWPMHRTFDLVHDDENPLPERPNYSDTPNIFSLVERFTFRPSPSDPLMFRIPNEIQYWAGVIMRNACRKDDAQGGIRQCAYMSCGRWEKFPREFAKCRRCRKAKYCSKECQSKAWSEGHRFWCSLRSEPEPSADANSGANGAAGGGAGGTGRRDPPPRRDNAGGDGDVDMADGDAVQQTPRAAARHHTHTAVPPVVSVADTTPPPAGASMPTLRRVTPMRRPFESLSLSDERERARLAMPVPNSGSATPPVPRPLPAFLKLGQPGGPSSTAEMNAAMARPSRARSATPQMGNAW from the exons ATGCGCGAGTCAAACTACACCCAGCCACAGTCGAACCGCGCCGTCATCAGCATCACCCAGATGATGTATGAccgacgag cccTCGACACCAactcgaccttggcgctGCTCAACAACCTATGCCAGTTGACGTACTTAACGTCGACATCGCCAAGGATACGAGAGGTCTTGACCATGGACGGCGGTCTCGAACGCATGCTCGACATCTTACGTGAATcctgccttcctcgcgaACCAACGTTGTCCGACATGTGGGGCCTGAATGGGCCGTGCACGGCAAGAACCATCAATGTCGACCGAGCTATCTCGTTACGCCACTCGCTCGCGTTCCAATGTGTGGTCAACATTGGCATCCGGGGTAACGAGGCGATCCGCACGCGAGTCGTCCAGGCAGGTGCATTAGACGTCGTGGCGCAGATCCTCGAGTCTTGGCTCAAAAAGAACGGTATCGCAGTTTTATCCTCGTCGGTGGGCAGCCAAGCCTCGGCCGACGCTCTAGATTCGGGTGCGCAATTACCTGGCGTCGAAGCTCGTTCTCGGCGCCGCCAGGGATCCTCACGGCATAGTGGGCCGAGCAGCTCGCACAATCCCTCGGCTTCCGCGCGGGAGTCGACCGCCCAGTCATCTCACAATgctccgccgccaccatCTCAACCCTCAATAGCCGCCGCAAACGCCACTTCCCACCCACCAACATCACATGCGCCCGCTCCAACTGCACACGCAACACCACCGCAGGTCaccgctcccgctccctcTCAACCTCTTGCCATTCCCCCAGGCCCATTTGGTACCGGCGCCCCCTCACGAGGGTTAGGACAGTTGATGGTCAACCTGCTTGCCAACCGTTTGCAGAAccgccagccgcagcaggATGCGCAACCGCCTCAGGCCCCGACGCGGGGTCAGACTGGCTCGTCTATCGACACGGACGTGGAcatggccgacgccgagaccgaggaaggtggcgaGACCGACACGGCTGGTGGCGACACGGACACTGGTGCGGACATGGCAATGGACGTCGAGCCAGACAACGAAGCAGGACCCAGCGTGTCAACCACAACACCACGTGCGCGCTTGACTGTTCTCCCCATGCAGATCCCACGGCGGTCACCCGAACCCGTGAGTGAAGCGGCTAGCGCGGCAACCAGCAATGCGGCGTCGCTCTCTGGCGACGAGCCTCCAGCTATccctcgcgctcgatcCGATAACAGTCTCGCCACGAACGCCGCGGTTCAGGCCGCGGCAGAGTCGGGTCGTCCTGCATCCGGGATGGCACGGCCGGCCCAACTTGGTGCGGGCCCCGGCCAGTCGTTGATGCATGGggtcgagcatgtcgaggGCATGCGGGGACGTCGCGGGACTGTGGTCGGACGACCTCTGCTGGCCACGCGCGAGCAGCAGCGCGTAgcggacgagagcgaggtcTCTGACCACATGCCGGAGACGGACCTGGCACAAGTCAACGCTCTCGCGGCAGCTGCGAACGCTGCCatggaggcggcggccgctGTCCCCAACCAGGAGACGGGACCGCAGCCAGCCATTGTCGATGGCCTCGCAGGCCTGGCAAACGACGAGCCTGACCCGGACGTGCTGGCAGCTGAGCAAGCACGGTTCGACATGGAGGCAGGCGCACCGCCAGGCCAGCCAGGTGCTGCCCAGACTCCCCGCATGACGAACACAGACatgcagcagcagcctACAGAGCTTGCGCCCCAGGTTCCACCAGCTCCACCAGCCCAGATCATCATCGCAAATACCGCGCCCCGGGGTTTCCAGGACCTGGCGTCATACGTTGGCGTGTCCCTTTTGCTCAATCCAGAGGGCACAAACTACTCGGAGGACAACATCTTATTGGCCCTGCAGCTCTTGGCATATCTCTCCAAGTACCCCCACGTTCGCGCGACATTCCACCACCCCAGGTGGCCGATGCACCGCACCTTTGACCTGGTTCACGACGATGAGAACCCCCTTCCCGAGCGCCCCAACTACTCTGACACACCCAACATCTTCTCCCTCGTGGAGAGATTCACGTTCCGCCCTTCACCATCCGACCCGCTCATGTTCCGCATTCCCAATGAGATCCAGTACTGGGCCGGCGTCATCATGCGGAACGCGTGCCgcaaggacgacgcgcAGGGCGGTATCCGGCAGTGCGCGTACATGTCGTGTGGACGCTGGGAGAAGTTCCCACGCGAGTTTGCCAAgtgccgccgctgccgcaAGGCCAAGTACTGCAGCAAGGAATGCCAGAGCAAGGCGTGGAGTGAGGGGCACCGTTTCTG GTGCAGCTTACGCTCTGAGCCTGAGCCTTCGGCGGACGCCAACAGTGGCGCCAATGGGGCcgctggtggcggcgcaggcggaACCGGCCGTCGCGACCCTCCGCCCCGCCGTGACAAtgcgggcggcgacggcgacgtggaCATGGCTGACGGGGACGCTGTGCAGCAGACCCCACGTGCTGCAGCACGTCACCACACGCACACCGCTGTGCCGCCGGTCGTGTCGGTCGCCGACACGACACCTCCGCCTGCTGGAGCGAGCATGCCAACTCTGCGGCGCGTCACTCCTATGCGCCGTCCATTCGAGTCTCTCTCGCTGTCGGACGAAcgcgagcgtgcgcgcctGGCGATGCCAGTCCCGAACTCGGGCTCTGCTACGCCGCCAGTCCCGCGCCCACTACCTGCGTTCCTTAAGCTCGGCCAGCCCGGCGGCCCGAGCAGCACGGCGGAGATGAAtgcggcgatggcgcgcCCGAGCCGTGCGCGTTCGGCGACGCCACAGATGGGCAATGCGTGGTAG
- a CDS encoding uncharacterized protein (Flavin containing amine oxidoreductase): MRRTSILALAALGLVSASEDVRHAQVLIIGGGITGISLSRALQAQNITDFVLIEARDQLGGRAYTETLHSSTGDVVVEKGCNWIQGPGKEPILEMANKWGLKTTPTNYSDSVWFEGMGIEADGQRGRFLNEDEEAEFMSGYDNFLENAPGYSDWRTNQSLVDISVRVATSIMDWIPVNPLQWAYEYWNIDFTFAQTPEESSFANAFSQEAGIENERDDFVIDPRGYKYIFVQEAREIFGQDLDDERLRLETTVRTIDYSAIVNRDGSNTKREGAPEIVVHTDKGVFAAPHVVSTLSVGVLQHQDVQWVPRLPDWKKEAIFTFAMATYQKIFILFDKQFWGDSEFIMYADPDKRGRYAVWQNINAAGYLPQNTTNNVLMVTATGDFGRRNEYLSDAEITEEVMGVLREMYDDVPEPKDIVVPRWTIDPLFRGSYSNWPLGALDQHHANLGQPIGGGHSWLHFSGEATSAEAFGYVQGAWEQGILSAEAITACLGGTCPDATVYEAVTTCEQTETTIKRRGVKSGRGRGRGGSPRRHAVMQTKS; this comes from the exons atGCGCCGAACTTCAattctcgccctcgccgcgcttggcctcgtctCCGCCTCTGAGGACGTACGCCACGCCCAAGTCCTAAtcatcggcggcggcatCACCGGTATCTCACTCTCCCGTGCCCTCCAAGCCCAAAACATCACCGACTTTGTACTTATCGAGGCCCGCGATCAACTCGGCGGACGGGCATACACGGAGACTCTACACTCGTCCACTGGTGATGTGGTAGTGGAGAAAGGATGTAATTGGATCCAGGGCCCAGGCAAAGAACCCATTCTTGAGATGGCGAACAAGTGGGGCCTCAAGACGACTCCGACGAATTACTCGGATTCGGTGTGGTTTGAGGGAATGGGGATTGAGGCGGATGGCCAGAGAGGCAGGTTTTTGAATGAGGACGAAGAGGCCGAATTCATGAGTGGATACGATAACTTTCTTGAGAATGCGCCGGGGTATTCTG ACTGGCGCACGAACCAGTCACTCGTGGATATCTCGGTACGCGTCGCCACGTCGATCATGGACTGGATCCCCGTCAACCCCCTCCAGTGGGCGTACGAATACTGGAACATTGACTTTACGTTTGCCCAAACGCCCGAGGAGAGCAGCTTTGCCAACGCGTTCTCCCAGGAGGCTGGCATCGAGAatgagcgcgacgacttTGTCATTGACCCTAG GGGATACAAGTACATTTTTGTACAGGAGGCGCGTGAGATTTTCGGGCAAgatctcgacgacgagcgaTTACGTCTGGAGACGACGGTGCGGACCATCGACTACTCGGCTATTGTAAACAGAGACGGGAGCAACACCAAGCGGGAGGGTGCACCTGAGATTGTCGTACACACCGACAAGGGGGTGTTTGCTGCACCGCACGTCGTATCCACCTTGAGCGTTGGCGTGCTCCAGCACCAGGACGTGCAGTGGGTTCCCCGCCTGCCCGActggaagaaggaggccaTATTTACGTTTGCCATGGCGACGTACCAGAAA ATCTTCATCTTGTTCGACAAGCAGTTCTGGGGTGATTCAGAG TTTATCATGTACGCCGACCCCGACAAGCGCGGCCGCTACGCCGTGTGGCAAAACATCAATGCGGCCGGCTACTTGCCGCAAAACACGACCAACAACGTCCTGATGGTAACGGCGACTGGCGACTTTGGGCGTCGCAACGAGTATCTCTCCGATGCCGAGATCACTGAAGAAGTCATGGGCGTCCTGAGGGAGATGTACGACGATGTGCCCGAGCCAAAAGATATCGTCGTGCCGCGCTGGACGATTGATCCCCTCTTCCGCGGATCGTATTCGAACTGGCCCCTCGGCGCTCTGGACCAACACcacgccaacctcggccaACCGATTGGTGGGGGACACAGTTGGCTCCATTTCTCGGGAgaggcgacgtcggcggaGGCATTCGGATACGTCCAGGGTGCTTGGGAGCAGGGCATTTTGTCTGCCGAGGCAATCACGGCTTGTCTGGGGGGAACGTGTCCCGACGCGACGGTGTATGAGGCCGTTACGACTTGCGAGCAGACCGAGACGACCATCAAGAGACGGGGTGTGAAGAGCggacggggacgggggCGTGGTGggtcgcctcgtcgccacgCCGTGATGCAAACCAAGTCGTAG
- a CDS encoding uncharacterized protein (Pre-mRNA splicing factor), whose protein sequence is MSALLAGYASSDDEDAPGPSTLKTTVSAVDDVDDNDDELEAQTREDAFGLSSVRQLKASKVATKLDVTSAPDVLAEDPNAVSNAVIARPTDQVVNVNLRYEDMTKPVQGPEDPFNQSKNKGMNSVAGHVEEQVMDTYEFERQKRTFDVHGYAYDPSVAGNGALIGSAETAATNGFNLIDTLRPSKAQRKAVKRKRAGKGDASVVDGVDAYMGPWAGYDEPKDEVAMAEEEEEEDEEWRIEKKRREDAKATAQEKMKQSTEEKSTFHGKELYDYAGRSYLHIPTDVDVKLNPTEGTPPPNAYVPDGNCIHTWTGHTKGVSAIRLFPRSGHLLLSGSMDTKIKLWDVYHEGNCLRTFMGHSQAVKDVAFDRKGERFLSSSYDRSVKLWDTETGKVISRFSTGKLANVVKFHPEADRQNIFLAGMQDKKILQWDIRSHEIVQTYDQHLGPVNTITFVDNNRRFMTTSDDKTIRGWDFDIPVVIKYIAEPYMHSMPSVAKHPGNKWVAAQSLDNQILVYSADGAFRQNKKKRFAGHTIAGYACAINFSPDGKYISSGTGGGDLVFWDWKTGRIEKRLRAHKQVVIDHCWLPNEHSKVITASWDGLIKLWA, encoded by the exons ATGTCTGCCCTCCTGGCTGGATACGCCTCATccgatgatgaggacgcACCAGGACCCTCGACCTTGAAGACTACCGTcagcgccgtcgacgatgTGGACGATaatgacgacgagctcgaggctcAGACGCGCGAGGATGCCTTTGGACTCTCTTCCGTGAGGCAACTCAAGGCATCAAAGGTTGcgaccaagctcgacgTTACCTCGGCACCAGATGTTCTGGCAGAGGACCCCAATGCTGTCTCAAACGCCGTGATCGCGCGCCCAACGGACCAGGTCGTCAACGTAAACCTCCGGTACGAGGACATGACCAAGCCCGTCCAAGGGCCAGAAGACCCGTTCAATCAGTCCAAGAACAAGGGCATGAACTCGGTTGCTG GCcatgtcgaggagcaggtGATGGACACGTACGAGTTTGAGCGCCAGAAGCGGACATTCGACGTCCACGGCTACGCGTACGACCCCTCCGTCGCGGGCAACGGCGCGTTGATCGGGTCGGCGGAGACGGCAGCGACGAATGGGTTCAACTTGATTGACACGCTGAGGCCATCAAAGGCACAGCGTAAGGCGGTCAAGAGGAAACGCGcgggcaagggcgacgcgagcgtcgtcgacggcgttgACGCTTACATGGGCCCGTGGGCTGGGTACGACGagcccaaggacgaggtcgcgatggccgaggaagaagaggaggaggatgaggaatgGCGTatcgagaagaagcgccgcGAGGATGCCAAGGCCACTGCGCAGGAGAAGATGAAGCAGTCGACCGAGGAGAAGTCGACGTTCCACGGTAAAGAGCTGTACGACTACGCTGGACGGTCGTACCTGCACATCCCgaccgacgtcgacgtcaagctcaaccCAACAGAAGGGACGCCACCACCCAACGCATATGTGCCAGACGGCAACTGTATCCATACCTGGACGGGCCACACCAAGGGCGTATCGGCCATCCGCCTCTTCCCCCGCAGTGGCCACCTCCTGCTCTCGGGGAGTATGGACACGAAGATCAAGCTCTGGGACGTTTACCACGAGGGTAACTGCTTGCGAACGTTTATGGGCCACTCGCAGGCTGTCAAGGACGTGGCGTTCGATcgcaagggcgagcgcTTCCTGTCATCCTCGTACGACCGCTCTGTCAAGTTGTGGGACACGGAGACCGGCAAGGTCatctcgcgcttctcgacgGGCAAACTCGCCAACGTCGTCAAGTTCCACCCAGAAGCTGACAGGCAAAacatcttcctcgccgGCATGCAGGACAAGAAGATTCTGCAATGGGATATCCGCTCGCACGAGATTGTGCAGACGTACGACCAGCACCTTGGGCCTGTCAACACGATCACGTTTGTTGACAACAACCGCCGCTtcatgacgacgtcggACGACAAGACAATCCGCGGGTGGGACTTTGACATTCCTGTTGTCATCAAGTACATCGCCGAGCCGTACATGCACTCGATGCCGTCGGTGGCCAAGCACCCAGGGA ACAAGTGGGTGGCCGCGCAGTCGCTCGACAACCAGATCCTCGTCTACTCTGCGGACGGGGCGTTCCGGCAaaacaagaagaagcgtTTTGCCGGACACACGATCGCGGGGTACGCATGCGCGATCAACTTCTCGCCGGATGGCAAGTACATCTCGTCGGGTacgggcggcggcgacctgGTGTTCTGGGACTGGAAGACGGGCCGCATCGAGAAGCGGCTGCGTGCGCACAAGCAGGTCGTGATTGACCACTGCTGGCTGCCAAACGAGCAT TCCAAGGTGATCACGGCTTCGTGGGACGGGTTGATCAAGTTGTGGGCATGA
- a CDS encoding uncharacterized protein (Nitronate monooxygenase), which translates to MVLNTELTRMLGIKHPIVQGGMQWVGLPALAAAVAKAGGVGILTALTQPSPDALREAIRETRQIIGDGPCPGKFGVNITLLPSITPPDYAGFVRAAMDEGVDIFETAGNNPGPIIKLIKTYQAPGQSSIPRRYVIHKCVAVRHALSAQKMGVDLLSIDGFECAGHPGEEDIGGLVLLARAAKELKIPFISSGGIADGRGLAASLALGAQGCNMGTRFMCTVEAPIHQNIKEQIVASSERDTVHMFRTLKNTARVFKNKVSSEVVRLEKRPEGAKFEELRELVAGARGKLVYENGDPEYGIWSAGISMGLIDDIPTCKDLCDRMVADAEKVIADMASMSSKAKL; encoded by the exons ATGGTCCTCAACACCGAGCTTACCCGCATGCTTGGCATCAAG CACCCCATCGTGCAGGGTGGTATGCAGTGGGTCGGAT TGCCGGCTCTCGCTGCGGCCGTCGCCAAGGCTGGTGGTGTCGGTATTCTTACCGCCCTCACCCAGCCAAGCCCTGATGCTCTCCGTGAGGCCATCCGTGAGACGCGCCAGATCATCGGTGACGGCCCTTGCCCCGGCAAGTTT GGTGTGAACATcactctccttccctcaATCACCCCTCCCGACTACGCCGGCTTCGTCCGTGCCGCcatggacgagggcgttgaCATCTTCGAGACCGCCGGCAACAACC CCGGACCCATCATCAAGCTCATCAAGACCTACCAGGCGCCCGGCCAGTCGTCTATCCCCAGGCGCTACGTGATCCACAAGTGTGTTGCCGTCCGCCACGCCCTTTCGGCCCAGAAGATGGGCGTCGACCTTCTCTCGATCGACGGCTTCGAGTGTGCCGGCCACCCCGGTGAAGAGGACATTGGTGGCCTTGTTCTCCTTGCGCGTGCCGCCAAGGAACTCAAGATCCCCTTCATCTCGTCTGGAGGTATCGCCGACGGACGTGGTCTTGCCGCATCCCTCGCTCTCGGTGCCCAGGGCTGCAACATGGGCACTCGCTTCATGTGCACTGTTGAGGCTCCAATCCACCAGAACATCAAGGAGCAGATTGTGGCCtcgagcgagcgcgacacTGTCCACATGTTCCG CACCCTCAAGAACACTGCGCGTGTGTTTAAGAACAAGGTGTCGAGCGAGGTCGTGCGCCTCGAGAAGCGACCCGAGGGTGCCAAGTTCGAGGAGCTTCGCGAGCTGGTCGCTGGCGCGCGTGGCAAGCTCGTCTACGAGAACGGTGACCCCGAGTACGGCATCTGGTC GGCCGGTATCTCCATGGGTCTGATTGACGACATTCCGACCTGCAAGGATCTTTGTGACCGGATGGTTGCCGACGCTGAGAAGGTCATCGCCGACATGGCCTCCATGTCGAGCAAGGCTAAGCTCTAA